Proteins encoded by one window of Lathyrus oleraceus cultivar Zhongwan6 chromosome 1, CAAS_Psat_ZW6_1.0, whole genome shotgun sequence:
- the LOC127131211 gene encoding kunitz-type trypsin inhibitor-like 2 protein, producing MKPLSPLTLSFFLFVFITTLSPAFSSEDVEQVLDVNGNPIFPGGQYYILPAIRGPPGGGVRLGRTGDLTCPVTVLQDRREVKNGLPVKFVIPGISPGIIFTGTPIEIEYTKKPNCAKSSKWLVFVDNVIQKACVGIGGPENYPGIQTLSGLFKIEKDESGFGYKLGFCIKGSPTCLDVGRFDNDEAGRRLNLTEHESFQVVFVEAEANDAEFIKSVV from the coding sequence ATGAAACCTCTTTCACCACTCACCCTTTCCTTTTTCCTCTTTGTTTTCATCACCACTCTTTCACCAGCTTTCTCAAGTGAAGATGTTGAGCAAGTATTGGACGTTAATGGCAACCCCATTTTCCCCGGTGGCCAATACTACATCTTGCCAGCAATCCGTGGTCCTCCCGGCGGAGGAGTAAGACTCGGAAGAACAGGTGATTTAACCTGTCCAGTCACCGTCCTACAAGACCGCCGAGAAGTTAAAAACGGTCTACCAGTTAAATTCGTTATACCAGGAATATCTCCTGGTATAATTTTCACTGGCACACCAATTGAGATAGAGTATACAAAGAAACCTAATTGTGCAAAATCATCAAAATGGTTAGTATTTGTTGACAATGTTATTCAAAAGGCCTGTGTTGGTATTGGTGGTCCTGAGAATTACCCTGGTATTCAAACATTGAGTGGATTATTTAAGATTGAGAAGGATGAATCTGGATTTGGCTATAAGCTTGGATTTTGTATTAAGGGTTCTCCTACTTGTTTGGATGTTGGAAGATTTGATAATGATGAAGCTGGAAGAAGGTTGAATTTGACTGAGCATGAGTCCTTTCAAGTTGTGTTTGTTGAAGCTGAGGCTAATGATGCTGAGTTTATTAAATCTGTTGTTTGA